The Streptomyces sp. NBC_01244 genome contains a region encoding:
- a CDS encoding BTAD domain-containing putative transcriptional regulator gives MRFEVLGPLTVRTDDGTPVPVPEAKVRALLAALLVRDGRPVPVDRLIEDLWGEAGDAAPGNPGNTLQTKVSQLRRTLAKAEDGARSLVAYGPAGYALRAPARAVDADCFTELAAAARKEAEPRARAELLTRALGLWQGEAYADFRDAGFTQAAIARLEEQRITAYEDLAEARLELGQHQQLADELAGPAAAHPLRQRLRGSQMRALYRAGRQSEALAVYAHLRELFAEELGIDPGAELAALYEAILRQDPALGATARPGPPERSARGGRAYGGGRAYGDGRAHGDGRAYGGGGNLPTPVSSLVGREEAVARVCAALGAGRLVTLCGPGGVGKTRLALAAAARLEEAHPDGVWFVELAGTQGTSVAEAVAAAIGMREDDAGGGSVEERLAETLRRRAALLVLDNCEHLLPAAAALAERLLRRAPGLRVLATSQEPLALSGEVIEAVAPLAQAQAVELFAARAAAAAPGFALGPATAEAVALICRRLDGIPLALELAATRVRVLGVQALAERLHDRFRLLNQVRRDAPARQRTLRATIDWSWELLSPAEATVLRRLSVFAGGFTVEAAEAVCADEDPRGGGSGDPVARDDVLDLLTRLVDCSLVASAYGDSAYGGSAYGGSAYGDSRLRLLESVAAYGLERLDAAGETRATRQRHAEYYTGFAERAAARLHGPGQGEWLRRLDREGLNARAALEHTGAGELALRLVGAQSWYWFLRGRIQEATEATRAAGATALHAAFALLGGDDSHLGGDFSAADLRGQWLLTYARCGFGSGVREDEVTPLPARFRESGDRWGEAVALLTLSTRAMYDGDLAELRRNAEAAAAVFTELGDRWGQLQTSEQLGILAEVTGDYEAAARLHEDGVRDAQELELWTHASFRLARQGRIALLTGDLAQAAALHERALRLAEEQCHRPAEQFAAIGLALGARRGGDLDGAEAWLRPWLDWNRRLGVDSGAALVLAELGYVAELRADPAAAESLHREGLAAARRSGDPRALALALEGLAGILPPARAASLLGTATALRASVGTPRPRAERTDTDRATARARAALGPEAFATAFTTGEALPLVEQLALLDGP, from the coding sequence ATGCGTTTCGAGGTGCTGGGGCCACTGACCGTCCGCACGGATGACGGGACTCCCGTACCCGTTCCCGAGGCGAAGGTACGGGCCCTGCTCGCGGCCCTCCTCGTACGCGACGGCCGGCCCGTGCCGGTGGACCGGCTGATCGAGGACCTGTGGGGCGAGGCGGGCGACGCCGCGCCCGGCAACCCGGGGAACACCCTCCAGACCAAGGTCTCCCAGCTCCGCCGGACCCTCGCCAAGGCCGAGGACGGCGCACGCTCTCTCGTCGCGTACGGTCCGGCGGGCTACGCCCTGCGCGCTCCGGCTCGGGCCGTGGACGCGGACTGTTTCACCGAGCTGGCGGCGGCCGCGCGCAAGGAGGCGGAGCCGCGGGCCCGGGCGGAGCTGCTGACGCGGGCGCTCGGGCTGTGGCAGGGGGAGGCCTACGCCGACTTCCGGGACGCCGGCTTCACGCAGGCGGCGATCGCCCGGCTGGAGGAACAGCGGATCACCGCGTACGAAGACCTGGCCGAGGCCCGCCTCGAACTCGGCCAACACCAGCAGCTCGCGGACGAGTTGGCCGGCCCCGCCGCGGCCCACCCGCTGCGCCAGCGGCTGCGCGGCAGCCAGATGCGGGCGCTGTACCGCGCCGGCCGCCAAAGCGAGGCCCTCGCCGTCTACGCGCACCTGCGCGAGCTCTTCGCCGAGGAACTCGGCATCGACCCCGGAGCCGAACTCGCGGCCCTGTACGAGGCCATCCTGCGCCAGGACCCCGCGCTGGGCGCGACCGCGCGGCCGGGCCCGCCGGAGCGGTCGGCCCGGGGGGGCCGGGCGTACGGGGGCGGCCGGGCGTACGGGGACGGCCGGGCCCACGGGGACGGCCGGGCCTACGGGGGCGGCGGCAACCTGCCCACGCCCGTCAGCTCCCTCGTGGGCCGCGAGGAGGCCGTCGCCCGGGTGTGCGCGGCGCTCGGGGCGGGCCGGCTGGTGACGCTGTGCGGGCCCGGCGGCGTCGGCAAGACCCGGCTCGCGCTGGCCGCGGCGGCGCGGCTGGAGGAGGCCCACCCCGACGGGGTGTGGTTCGTGGAACTCGCGGGCACACAGGGCACGTCGGTCGCAGAGGCGGTGGCCGCCGCGATCGGGATGCGCGAGGACGACGCGGGCGGCGGCTCCGTCGAGGAACGGCTCGCCGAGACGTTGCGGCGGCGCGCGGCACTCCTCGTACTCGACAACTGCGAGCACCTCCTCCCGGCCGCCGCGGCCCTCGCCGAACGGCTCCTGCGCCGCGCCCCCGGCCTGCGCGTCCTCGCCACCAGCCAGGAGCCGCTCGCGCTCTCGGGCGAGGTGATCGAGGCCGTCGCCCCGCTCGCGCAGGCCCAGGCCGTGGAACTGTTCGCGGCCCGCGCGGCCGCCGCCGCCCCCGGCTTCGCCCTCGGCCCCGCCACCGCGGAGGCCGTGGCCCTGATCTGCCGCAGGCTGGACGGGATCCCGCTCGCGCTGGAACTCGCCGCGACGCGGGTACGGGTCCTGGGGGTGCAGGCACTGGCGGAACGCCTGCACGACCGCTTCCGCCTGCTCAACCAGGTCCGTCGCGACGCCCCGGCCCGCCAGCGCACCCTGCGCGCGACGATCGACTGGAGCTGGGAGCTGCTCTCCCCGGCGGAGGCCACGGTCCTGCGCCGCCTGTCGGTGTTCGCGGGTGGATTCACCGTGGAAGCGGCCGAGGCGGTGTGCGCGGACGAGGACCCTCGGGGCGGCGGCTCGGGTGACCCGGTCGCCCGTGACGACGTGCTCGATCTGCTCACGCGGCTCGTGGACTGCTCGCTCGTGGCCTCCGCGTACGGGGACTCCGCGTACGGGGGCTCCGCGTACGGGGGCTCCGCATACGGAGACTCGCGGCTGCGGCTGCTGGAATCGGTGGCGGCGTACGGGCTTGAGCGGCTCGACGCCGCCGGGGAGACGCGCGCGACCCGGCAGCGGCACGCGGAGTACTACACCGGGTTCGCCGAGCGCGCGGCCGCGCGGCTGCACGGGCCCGGGCAGGGCGAGTGGCTGCGGCGGCTCGACCGGGAGGGCCTCAACGCCCGGGCCGCCCTGGAGCACACGGGGGCCGGTGAGCTGGCGCTGCGGCTGGTCGGTGCGCAGTCCTGGTACTGGTTCCTGCGCGGCCGGATCCAGGAGGCCACCGAGGCCACCCGAGCGGCCGGGGCCACGGCCCTGCACGCCGCCTTCGCACTGCTCGGCGGGGACGACAGCCACCTGGGCGGCGACTTCTCGGCCGCCGACCTCCGGGGACAGTGGCTGCTGACCTACGCCCGGTGCGGTTTCGGCTCCGGTGTCAGGGAGGACGAAGTCACCCCTCTCCCCGCCCGGTTCCGCGAAAGCGGCGACCGATGGGGCGAAGCGGTCGCGCTGCTCACCCTCTCGACGCGGGCCATGTACGACGGCGACCTGGCGGAACTGCGCCGCAACGCGGAGGCGGCGGCCGCGGTGTTCACCGAACTCGGGGACCGCTGGGGCCAGTTGCAGACCTCGGAGCAGCTCGGCATCCTCGCCGAGGTGACCGGGGACTACGAGGCCGCGGCACGGCTGCACGAGGACGGCGTACGGGACGCGCAGGAGCTGGAGTTGTGGACGCACGCCTCCTTCCGGCTGGCCCGGCAGGGCCGCATCGCGCTGCTGACCGGCGACCTGGCGCAGGCGGCCGCGCTGCACGAACGGGCCCTGCGGCTGGCGGAGGAGCAATGCCACCGCCCGGCGGAGCAGTTCGCGGCGATCGGGCTCGCCCTGGGCGCGCGGCGAGGCGGCGACCTGGACGGCGCCGAGGCGTGGCTGCGGCCGTGGCTCGACTGGAACCGGCGTCTCGGTGTGGACTCCGGAGCGGCGCTGGTCCTCGCGGAGCTGGGCTACGTCGCGGAGTTGCGGGCCGATCCGGCCGCGGCGGAGTCCCTGCACCGGGAAGGCCTCGCGGCGGCCCGCCGCTCGGGGGACCCCCGAGCGCTCGCCCTGGCCCTCGAAGGCCTGGCGGGGATACTCCCGCCTGCCCGGGCGGCCTCCCTGCTGGGCACGGCGACGGCCCTGCGCGCCTCGGTGGGCACCCCGCGCCCCCGGGCGGAACGCACCGACACCGACCGGGCGACGGCCCGGGCCCGCGCGGCCCTGGGCCCGGAGGCCTTCGCGACCGCCTTCACCACGGGCGAAGCCCTCCCCCTGGTGGAACAACTCGCCCTCCTGGACGGCCCGTGA
- a CDS encoding alpha/beta fold hydrolase has protein sequence MVRRLDVTGADGVRLAAWEFCAAAAESEPSTPSTHPPHSPSGEPAALLLHGLMGRAFHWTGTARWLGASRRVVALDQRGHGQSERPPTAGPGSSVAYGREAFVADAEAAVEQLGLAPVTLIGHSMGALTAWQLAARRPDLVAALVICDMRASALGEASQQEWEEWFRHWPLPFPTQDAARRWFGEDDPRVERPDPGRGEFFAEVMHEADDGWRPLFSRRQMLTARETWVHDAHWEELAQVRCPTLVVRGLDGELGRAEAQEMVRVLPAGQYAEIPDAGHYLHYDHPTAWRAAVEPFLEGIKASA, from the coding sequence GTGGTACGACGCCTCGATGTGACGGGGGCCGACGGCGTACGCCTGGCGGCCTGGGAGTTCTGCGCAGCGGCCGCGGAGTCTGAGCCGTCGACGCCGTCGACGCATCCGCCGCACTCGCCGTCGGGCGAGCCCGCGGCCCTCTTACTGCACGGCCTGATGGGCCGCGCCTTCCACTGGACGGGCACCGCACGCTGGCTCGGCGCGAGCCGCCGCGTCGTGGCCCTCGACCAGCGCGGCCACGGCCAGAGCGAGCGCCCGCCGACCGCCGGCCCCGGCAGCTCCGTCGCCTACGGGCGCGAGGCCTTCGTGGCCGACGCCGAGGCGGCCGTCGAGCAGCTCGGCCTCGCGCCGGTGACACTGATCGGCCATTCCATGGGCGCCCTCACCGCCTGGCAGCTCGCGGCCCGCCGCCCCGACCTCGTGGCGGCCCTCGTCATCTGCGACATGCGGGCGTCCGCGCTGGGGGAGGCCTCGCAGCAGGAGTGGGAGGAATGGTTCCGGCACTGGCCGCTGCCGTTCCCGACCCAGGACGCCGCACGGCGCTGGTTCGGCGAGGACGACCCGCGGGTGGAGCGCCCGGACCCCGGCCGGGGCGAGTTCTTCGCGGAGGTGATGCACGAGGCCGACGACGGCTGGCGCCCGCTGTTCTCGCGCCGCCAGATGCTGACCGCGCGGGAGACGTGGGTGCACGACGCGCACTGGGAGGAGCTCGCCCAGGTGCGCTGCCCGACGCTGGTCGTCCGCGGCCTGGACGGCGAGCTGGGCCGGGCCGAGGCCCAGGAAATGGTCCGCGTCCTGCCGGCCGGACAGTACGCGGAGATCCCGGACGCCGGCCACTACCTCCACTACGACCACCCGACGGCGTGGCGAGCCGCGGTGGAGCCGTTCCTGGAGGGCATCAAGGCATCGGCGTGA
- a CDS encoding metal-dependent transcriptional regulator, whose product MSGLIDTTEMYLRTILELEEEGVVPMRARIAERLDQSGPTVSQTVARMERDGLVAVASDRHLELTDEGRKLATRVMRKHRLAECLLVDVIGLEWEQVHAEACRWEHVMSEAVERRVLELLRHPTESPYGNPIPGLEELGEKAEADPFLEEGMVSLSELDPGVEGKTVVIRRIGEPIQTDAQLMYTLRRAGVQPGSVVSVTESPGGVLVGSGGEAAELDADIASHVFVAKR is encoded by the coding sequence ATGTCCGGACTGATCGATACCACGGAGATGTACCTCCGCACCATCCTCGAACTGGAAGAGGAAGGTGTGGTCCCCATGCGCGCCCGTATCGCCGAGCGGCTCGATCAGAGCGGTCCGACGGTGAGCCAGACGGTGGCGCGGATGGAGCGCGACGGCCTGGTGGCCGTCGCCAGCGACCGGCACCTGGAGCTGACCGACGAGGGGCGCAAGCTGGCGACGCGCGTGATGCGCAAGCACCGCCTCGCCGAGTGTCTGCTCGTCGACGTCATCGGCCTGGAGTGGGAGCAGGTGCACGCCGAGGCCTGCCGCTGGGAGCACGTGATGAGCGAGGCGGTGGAGCGGCGGGTACTGGAGCTGCTGCGCCACCCGACCGAATCGCCGTACGGGAACCCGATCCCGGGGCTGGAGGAGCTGGGCGAGAAGGCCGAGGCCGATCCGTTCCTGGAGGAGGGCATGGTCAGCCTCTCCGAGCTGGACCCGGGCGTGGAGGGCAAGACCGTGGTGATCCGCCGGATCGGTGAGCCGATCCAGACGGACGCGCAGCTGATGTACACGCTGCGGCGGGCGGGCGTGCAGCCCGGCTCGGTGGTCAGCGTGACCGAGTCGCCCGGCGGTGTGCTGGTCGGCAGTGGGGGCGAGGCCGCGGAGCTGGATGCCGACATCGCGTCCCACGTGTTCGTGGCGAAGCGCTGA
- a CDS encoding SIS domain-containing protein: protein MSESKLAGQFFDAAIGLLERVRDEESARINEAGTVIADAVAAGNKLFAFGAGHSSLPAQDVVYRAGGLALMNFLAVPGTAGIDVMPATLGSALERVDGLAGAVLDSSPASDGDVLVIISLSGRNALPVEMAMNARAIGLKVIGVTSVAYATGTKSRHVSGTFLKDHCDIVLDSKIAVGDAELTHEGIEAPFAPASTVVTSAIMQAVMAAAAGELVARGVEPPLLRSGNVDGGHEWNGRVMQQYGDRIFFRH from the coding sequence ATGAGCGAGAGCAAGCTGGCCGGTCAGTTCTTCGACGCCGCGATCGGTCTGCTGGAGCGGGTACGGGACGAGGAGTCCGCCCGCATCAACGAGGCCGGAACCGTCATCGCGGACGCCGTGGCCGCCGGGAACAAGCTCTTCGCCTTCGGCGCCGGGCACTCCTCCCTCCCCGCCCAGGACGTGGTCTACCGGGCCGGCGGGCTCGCCCTGATGAACTTCCTCGCCGTCCCCGGCACCGCCGGCATCGACGTCATGCCCGCCACCCTCGGCAGCGCCCTGGAGCGCGTCGACGGGCTCGCCGGCGCGGTCCTGGACAGCAGCCCGGCCAGTGACGGCGACGTCCTCGTGATCATCTCCCTCTCCGGACGCAACGCGCTGCCGGTCGAGATGGCCATGAACGCCCGCGCGATCGGCCTCAAGGTCATCGGCGTCACCTCCGTGGCCTACGCGACCGGCACCAAGTCCCGCCACGTCTCCGGCACCTTCCTCAAGGACCACTGCGACATCGTCCTCGACAGCAAGATCGCGGTCGGCGACGCCGAGCTCACCCACGAGGGCATCGAAGCCCCCTTCGCCCCCGCCTCCACCGTCGTGACCAGCGCGATCATGCAGGCGGTCATGGCCGCCGCGGCCGGCGAGCTCGTCGCCCGCGGGGTCGAACCGCCGCTCCTGCGCTCGGGCAACGTGGACGGCGGCCACGAGTGGAACGGCCGCGTCATGCAGCAGTACGGCGACCGCATCTTCTTCCGCCACTAG
- a CDS encoding PAS domain-containing protein, producing MDAALCAFDADGVITHWNREAERILGWSAIEAVGRKGFAGWAVRPADAQDVQDRLMAAQDVPGRQVHEFALLTKDGGRVLVRTQSAGVPGADGKPAGVYCAFSEVHAQIDLERSIALSEALMEDASWGVVLVDVDLRPAVVNAHAARAFGSGRTVLLGRPLGELLAQGVEELEGALQHVLAEGAPPAPAELWVSVRGPEGVRRRCWRCGFLRLASPLAEEPVPLGVALLFQDVTEARQAQLDTAQLRFRSHQLYRAGRAAAECEDPAEAAAVRLEFALAGFAEHALVDVLEPLRDPAPARLLRWAASPPGLPGLPEPGVIPVRYEAGHPALQALDRAGSVRTSAPLGQADGAWAGARRWPEGAAHALCTVLRSRGRSLGTLTFLRGPSRAAFERADAAYAEEVAARVAADLDLDLAGR from the coding sequence ATGGACGCGGCCTTGTGCGCGTTCGATGCCGATGGCGTGATCACCCACTGGAACCGCGAGGCCGAGCGGATTCTGGGGTGGTCGGCGATCGAGGCCGTGGGGCGCAAGGGGTTCGCGGGGTGGGCCGTGCGGCCCGCCGACGCGCAGGACGTGCAGGACAGACTCATGGCCGCGCAAGACGTGCCGGGGCGGCAGGTGCACGAGTTCGCGCTGCTGACCAAGGACGGCGGGCGGGTGCTCGTGCGGACGCAGTCCGCGGGGGTGCCGGGCGCCGACGGGAAGCCGGCCGGGGTGTACTGCGCCTTCAGCGAGGTGCACGCGCAGATCGACCTGGAGCGTTCCATCGCCTTGAGCGAGGCGCTGATGGAGGACGCCTCCTGGGGAGTCGTGCTCGTCGACGTGGACCTGCGCCCGGCCGTGGTCAACGCGCATGCCGCCCGGGCCTTCGGCTCCGGCCGCACCGTGCTGCTCGGGCGGCCGCTGGGGGAGCTGCTGGCGCAGGGGGTGGAGGAGCTGGAGGGGGCGCTGCAGCACGTACTGGCCGAAGGCGCGCCTCCGGCGCCGGCGGAGCTGTGGGTGTCCGTGCGCGGGCCCGAGGGCGTGCGGCGGCGGTGCTGGCGGTGCGGGTTCCTGCGCCTGGCGTCGCCGCTCGCGGAGGAACCCGTACCGCTCGGGGTCGCGCTGCTGTTCCAGGACGTCACCGAGGCCCGCCAGGCGCAGCTGGACACGGCGCAGCTGCGGTTCCGGTCCCATCAGCTGTATCGGGCCGGGCGGGCCGCCGCCGAGTGCGAGGACCCGGCCGAGGCGGCGGCCGTACGGCTGGAGTTCGCCCTGGCGGGCTTCGCCGAGCACGCGCTGGTGGACGTACTGGAGCCGCTACGGGACCCTGCGCCCGCGCGGCTGCTGCGCTGGGCGGCGTCCCCGCCCGGCCTGCCGGGGCTCCCCGAGCCCGGGGTGATCCCGGTGCGCTACGAGGCCGGTCACCCGGCGCTGCAGGCGCTGGACCGGGCCGGGTCGGTGCGGACGAGCGCGCCGCTCGGGCAGGCCGACGGGGCGTGGGCGGGTGCCCGGCGCTGGCCCGAGGGTGCGGCGCACGCCCTGTGCACGGTCCTGCGCAGCCGGGGCCGGAGCCTGGGGACGCTGACGTTCCTGCGGGGGCCGTCCCGGGCCGCCTTCGAGCGCGCGGACGCGGCGTACGCGGAGGAGGTGGCGGCCCGCGTCGCGGCGGATCTGGACCTGGACCTGGCGGGGCGCTGA
- a CDS encoding CopG family transcriptional regulator: protein MATKKITVTIPEELLDEIRTEAAERGLSAYVAEALRFKRERDRLRELVDWLEEEHGPVTEDEHTAALADLEDLDAEHERRRATGGHQAGEAA from the coding sequence ATGGCGACCAAGAAGATCACGGTGACGATCCCCGAAGAGCTCCTTGACGAGATCCGCACGGAAGCGGCGGAGCGGGGCCTGTCGGCGTACGTCGCCGAAGCGCTCCGGTTCAAGCGCGAGCGGGACCGGTTGCGGGAACTGGTCGACTGGCTGGAGGAGGAGCACGGCCCGGTCACCGAGGACGAACACACGGCCGCGCTCGCGGACCTGGAGGATCTCGACGCAGAGCACGAACGTCGCCGCGCTACGGGAGGGCACCAGGCCGGAGAGGCCGCGTGA
- the pdxH gene encoding pyridoxamine 5'-phosphate oxidase yields MRKQYRSQLVDEESLAEEPMGQFARWFRDAAEANVFEPNAMVVATATPDGRPSSRTVLLKQFDERGFVFFTNYDSRKGRELAANPFVSLLFPWHPIARQVIVTGTASRIGRDETAAYFRSRPHGSQLGAWASEQSTVIASRAELDRRYADLEARYPEGEQVPVPPQWGGIRVVPDAVEFWQGHENRLHDRLRYVLEGGTWRVERLCP; encoded by the coding sequence ATGCGCAAGCAGTACCGCTCCCAGCTCGTCGACGAGGAAAGCCTCGCCGAGGAACCGATGGGCCAGTTCGCGCGCTGGTTCCGCGACGCTGCGGAGGCGAACGTCTTCGAACCCAACGCGATGGTCGTCGCAACCGCAACCCCGGACGGCCGCCCCAGCTCGCGCACGGTCCTGTTGAAGCAGTTCGACGAGCGCGGATTCGTCTTCTTCACGAACTACGACTCCCGCAAGGGCCGCGAACTGGCCGCCAACCCGTTCGTCTCCCTGCTCTTCCCCTGGCACCCCATCGCCCGCCAGGTCATCGTCACGGGCACGGCCTCCCGCATCGGCCGCGACGAGACGGCGGCGTACTTCCGCTCCCGCCCCCACGGTTCCCAGCTGGGCGCCTGGGCCAGCGAACAGTCCACGGTGATCGCCTCCCGCGCGGAACTGGACCGCCGCTACGCGGACCTGGAAGCCCGCTACCCCGAGGGCGAACAGGTTCCGGTCCCGCCGCAGTGGGGCGGCATCCGCGTGGTCCCCGACGCGGTGGAATTCTGGCAGGGCCACGAAAACCGCCTCCACGACCGCCTCCGCTACGTCCTGGAGGGCGGCACCTGGCGCGTGGAACGCCTCTGCCCGTAA
- a CDS encoding citrate synthase 2, translating to MSDFVPGLEGVVAFETEIAEPDKEGGSLRYRGVDIEDLVGHVSFGNVWGLLVDGAFNPGLPAAEPFPIPVHSGDIRVDVQSALAMLAPVWGLKPLLDIDEQTARDDLARAAVMALSYVAQSARGQGRPMVPQSEIDKAESVVERFMIRWRGEPDPRHVKAVDAYWTSAAEHGMNASTFTARVIASTGADVAAALSGAVGAMSGPLHGGAPSRVLGMIEEIERTGDAVAYVRKALDKGERLMGFGHRVYRAEDPRARVLRRTAKELDAPRYEVAAALEKAALEELHARRPDRVLATNVEFWAAIMLDFAEVPAHMFTSMFTCARTAGWSAHILEQKRTGRLVRPSARYTGPGVRNPREIEGYSDITDITDITDIASTT from the coding sequence ATGTCCGACTTCGTACCCGGTCTCGAGGGAGTCGTCGCGTTCGAAACGGAGATCGCCGAACCCGACAAGGAAGGCGGGTCTCTGCGATACCGGGGTGTCGACATCGAAGACCTCGTGGGCCACGTCTCCTTCGGGAACGTCTGGGGTCTGCTGGTCGACGGTGCCTTCAACCCCGGCCTGCCGGCCGCCGAGCCCTTCCCGATCCCGGTGCACTCCGGTGACATCCGGGTCGACGTGCAGTCCGCACTCGCCATGCTCGCCCCCGTGTGGGGGCTGAAACCGCTCCTCGACATCGATGAGCAGACCGCGCGGGACGATCTGGCGCGGGCGGCCGTGATGGCGCTCTCGTACGTGGCCCAGTCCGCGCGCGGCCAGGGACGGCCGATGGTCCCGCAGAGCGAGATCGACAAGGCCGAGTCCGTGGTCGAGCGGTTCATGATCCGCTGGCGGGGCGAGCCCGACCCGCGCCACGTCAAGGCCGTCGACGCCTACTGGACCTCGGCCGCCGAGCACGGGATGAACGCTTCGACCTTCACCGCGCGCGTCATCGCCTCGACGGGTGCCGATGTCGCGGCCGCGCTGTCCGGCGCGGTCGGCGCCATGTCCGGGCCGCTGCACGGCGGGGCGCCCTCGCGCGTCCTCGGCATGATCGAGGAGATCGAGCGCACCGGCGACGCCGTGGCGTACGTGAGGAAGGCCCTGGACAAGGGCGAGCGGCTGATGGGCTTCGGTCACCGCGTCTACCGCGCCGAGGACCCGCGCGCCCGCGTGCTGCGGCGTACGGCCAAGGAGCTGGACGCCCCGCGCTACGAGGTGGCCGCCGCGCTGGAGAAGGCCGCCCTGGAGGAGCTGCACGCGCGCCGTCCCGACCGGGTGCTCGCGACGAACGTGGAGTTCTGGGCCGCGATCATGCTGGACTTCGCGGAGGTCCCGGCGCACATGTTCACCTCGATGTTCACGTGTGCCCGTACCGCGGGCTGGTCCGCGCACATCCTGGAGCAGAAGCGCACGGGCCGCCTGGTCCGTCCCTCCGCCCGCTACACCGGTCCGGGCGTGCGCAATCCGCGCGAGATCGAGGGTTACTCCGATATCACGGACATCACAGACATCACGGATATCGCCTCCACCACCTGA
- a CDS encoding TetR/AcrR family transcriptional regulator, producing MAAVTADSGPKQARSRVTRRHLLEAAVSCLAEQGWAGSTVAVVAERAGVSRGAAQHHFRTREELFTAAVEYMAEVRSTALLDLFPRGGTAAARADVVGALIDLYTGPMFRAALQLWVAASHEEQLRPRVAELEARVGRETHRMAVELLGADESVPGVRETVQGLLDMARGLGLANVLTDDTARRARVVAQWARILDTELG from the coding sequence ATGGCTGCGGTGACCGCGGACAGCGGGCCCAAGCAGGCCCGCAGCCGGGTCACCCGCCGCCACCTCCTGGAGGCGGCCGTCTCCTGCCTCGCCGAGCAGGGCTGGGCCGGATCCACCGTCGCCGTGGTCGCGGAGCGCGCCGGGGTCTCGCGCGGGGCGGCCCAGCACCACTTCCGCACCCGCGAGGAGCTGTTCACCGCGGCCGTCGAGTACATGGCCGAGGTGCGCTCGACCGCGCTGCTGGACCTGTTCCCGCGCGGCGGCACCGCCGCGGCCCGCGCCGACGTGGTCGGGGCGCTCATCGACCTGTACACCGGCCCGATGTTCCGCGCCGCCCTCCAGCTCTGGGTCGCGGCCTCCCACGAGGAGCAGCTGCGCCCCCGCGTGGCCGAGCTGGAGGCCCGCGTGGGCCGGGAGACCCACCGCATGGCCGTGGAGCTGCTGGGCGCGGACGAGTCCGTGCCGGGCGTACGGGAGACCGTGCAGGGCCTGCTCGACATGGCCCGCGGCCTGGGCCTGGCCAACGTCCTCACCGACGACACCGCCCGCCGGGCGCGGGTGGTCGCCCAGTGGGCCCGGATCCTGGACACGGAACTGGGCTGA
- a CDS encoding enoyl-CoA hydratase family protein encodes MPPLVHAARTPGLTTLTLDSPANRNALSATLVQELRTALATAATERPTRAVVLTHTGTTFCAGADLKFPCDPADFLALLREIAELPKPVVARVTGHVRAGGLGLLGACDIAAAGHGSTYAFTETHLGVVPAVISAPLLPRLDPRAAARYFLTAEVFGAAEATRIGLLTLDAPDADVDKVLAPVLEGLLKAGPEALAATKRLVTAPVRAALERDGAALTELSARHFASAEAREGISARFERREPSWLR; translated from the coding sequence ATGCCCCCACTGGTCCACGCCGCGCGAACGCCCGGCCTCACGACCCTCACCCTCGACTCCCCGGCCAACCGCAACGCCCTCTCCGCCACCCTGGTCCAAGAACTCCGCACCGCCCTGGCCACCGCGGCCACCGAACGACCCACCCGGGCGGTGGTCCTCACCCACACCGGCACCACCTTCTGCGCCGGCGCCGACCTGAAGTTCCCCTGCGACCCGGCCGACTTCCTGGCCCTGCTCCGGGAGATCGCCGAACTCCCCAAGCCCGTCGTGGCCCGGGTCACGGGCCACGTCCGCGCGGGCGGCCTCGGGCTGCTCGGCGCCTGCGACATCGCCGCCGCCGGGCACGGGTCCACGTACGCCTTCACCGAGACCCACCTCGGCGTGGTCCCGGCCGTGATCTCCGCGCCACTGCTCCCGCGCCTGGACCCCCGCGCCGCGGCCCGCTACTTCCTCACCGCCGAGGTCTTCGGCGCCGCCGAAGCCACCCGCATCGGCCTGCTCACCCTCGACGCCCCGGACGCGGACGTCGACAAGGTGCTCGCCCCGGTCCTGGAAGGCCTCCTCAAGGCCGGCCCCGAGGCCCTGGCCGCGACGAAACGCCTGGTCACCGCCCCGGTACGGGCCGCCCTGGAGCGGGACGGGGCAGCCCTCACCGAGCTGTCCGCCCGGCACTTCGCCTCCGCCGAGGCCCGCGAGGGCATCAGCGCCCGCTTCGAACGACGGGAGCCGTCATGGCTGCGGTGA